One stretch of Niallia sp. XMNu-256 DNA includes these proteins:
- a CDS encoding NAD(P)/FAD-dependent oxidoreductase, whose amino-acid sequence MNRPKVVILGAGFGGLMAVTTLQKELMESEAEIFLVNKHDYHYQRTWLHQVAGGTIHPNRVRFEIKPLLNRNKVRFVKETVSKIDTHQQKVIFDTGEELSYDYLVVALGGEQENYGIKGIKEYALAISSVNAARRIRNHIEDKFRMYHTLNNDDDLTIVVGGAGLTGIEFLGELTDWIPKLCRQYHVDQKKVKCICVQSSYPLQLFDRDVAEYAVKSLEKKGVQFIIGKRIKECKKDAVLIGTGAEGELEEIKTGTFIWAAGVRGNKIIEEAGIETTNGRVKVLSDLRVPGYNNLFVIGDSSLVIDQKTGEPYSPTAQIALQQGITCGKNIASLIRNDSELEAFAPHIRGIVCALGKNNACGVVYGKKITGSKALSMKKLIDNRGLYMIGGTALLAKKGRVKII is encoded by the coding sequence TTGAATAGACCTAAAGTTGTGATACTAGGTGCTGGTTTTGGCGGACTCATGGCTGTAACAACGTTGCAAAAAGAATTAATGGAATCAGAAGCAGAAATTTTTTTAGTAAATAAACATGATTATCACTATCAACGGACATGGCTCCATCAAGTAGCGGGAGGAACGATCCATCCTAACCGTGTTCGATTTGAAATAAAACCGTTATTAAATCGGAATAAAGTCCGGTTTGTAAAAGAAACAGTCTCAAAAATTGATACTCATCAACAAAAAGTAATATTTGATACTGGGGAAGAGCTCTCTTATGATTATCTAGTTGTTGCTTTAGGTGGAGAACAAGAAAATTACGGAATTAAGGGGATTAAGGAATATGCTCTTGCGATTTCAAGTGTAAATGCAGCAAGGCGTATTCGAAACCATATTGAAGATAAATTTAGAATGTATCATACCCTTAATAATGATGACGATTTGACCATTGTCGTAGGTGGTGCTGGATTAACAGGGATTGAATTTCTAGGGGAACTGACAGATTGGATACCGAAGCTTTGCCGACAATATCATGTGGATCAAAAAAAAGTAAAATGCATATGTGTTCAATCATCTTATCCATTGCAGTTATTTGATCGGGATGTAGCGGAATATGCTGTGAAATCATTGGAGAAAAAGGGTGTTCAATTTATCATTGGAAAACGGATTAAAGAGTGTAAAAAAGATGCTGTTTTAATTGGGACAGGAGCGGAAGGGGAACTTGAAGAAATAAAAACAGGTACGTTTATTTGGGCTGCAGGTGTTCGTGGGAATAAAATTATTGAAGAGGCAGGCATCGAAACAACAAATGGCCGTGTGAAAGTTCTAAGCGATTTAAGGGTACCTGGATATAATAACCTCTTTGTTATTGGAGATTCTTCCCTTGTTATTGATCAGAAAACAGGTGAACCTTATTCACCAACTGCACAAATTGCCTTACAGCAAGGAATAACTTGTGGAAAAAATATTGCTTCTCTTATTAGAAATGATAGTGAACTTGAAGCATTTGCCCCTCATATTCGTGGCATCGTCTGTGCGCTTGGTAAAAATAATGCCTGTGGAGTTGTGTATGGTAAGAAAATAACCGGATCAAAAGCACTCTCGATGAAAAAACTCATTGATAATCGTGGATTATATATGATTGGAGGTACAGCTCTCCTCGCAAAAAAAGGACGAGTTAAGATCATATAG
- a CDS encoding phosphatidylglycerophosphatase A, protein MSNENKKVDLTEQTARRWLGERGVKTTDIAELVYFLQKDYHDELKMEDCLHNVERVISKREVQNAIITGIQMDMLAEKKLLDEPLQTIIDTDEGLYGVDEVLAFSIVNVYGSIGFTNYGYIDKLKPGILKDLNDKSSGKCHTFLDDIVGAIAAAASSRLAHRIENVE, encoded by the coding sequence ATGAGTAACGAAAATAAAAAAGTAGATTTAACTGAACAAACAGCAAGAAGGTGGTTAGGTGAAAGAGGCGTTAAGACTACCGATATTGCCGAGCTTGTTTATTTCCTACAAAAGGATTACCATGATGAGTTAAAAATGGAAGATTGTTTGCATAATGTCGAGCGAGTCATTTCTAAAAGAGAAGTACAAAATGCGATCATAACTGGCATTCAAATGGATATGTTAGCGGAGAAAAAATTACTTGACGAACCGCTGCAAACGATTATCGATACTGATGAAGGGTTGTATGGAGTGGATGAAGTTCTCGCCTTTTCAATTGTGAATGTTTATGGTTCAATTGGCTTCACAAATTATGGTTACATTGATAAATTAAAACCTGGCATCCTTAAAGATTTAAATGACAAATCATCTGGAAAATGTCATACCTTTCTTGATGATATTGTAGGGGCAATTGCAGCTGCTGCTTCGAGCAGATTAGCGCATCGTATAGAAAATGTAGAATAA
- a CDS encoding iron-sulfur cluster assembly accessory protein produces the protein MTETVKITEAAALQIKDMMKQNEEEGSFLRVAVNGGGCSGLTYGMGFVPEAEENDLTFQLQGLQVVVNKDDAAILSGTVIDYKETLMGGGFTIDNPNAIASCGCGSSFRTATAAGTPEEC, from the coding sequence ATGACTGAAACAGTTAAAATTACCGAAGCAGCGGCTCTTCAAATAAAAGATATGATGAAACAAAATGAGGAAGAAGGTTCATTTCTACGAGTAGCCGTTAATGGTGGCGGATGCAGCGGCTTAACATATGGAATGGGTTTTGTACCGGAAGCAGAAGAAAATGACCTTACTTTTCAATTGCAAGGACTACAAGTGGTTGTAAATAAAGATGATGCAGCCATCTTAAGTGGCACAGTTATTGATTACAAAGAAACTCTTATGGGTGGCGGTTTCACCATCGACAATCCGAATGCTATTGCTTCTTGTGGCTGTGGATCAAGTTTCCGCACAGCAACAGCAGCGGGTACACCTGAAGAATGTTAA
- a CDS encoding YqzG/YhdC family protein, with product MKKLLYLGMICFSFMSFVVTSFSSINAESVVYAERPTPPYAKWGNIAVQKTKERYPNAEVVDYLHVGRENKGNHSVEKFKLWLKGKNREFGVLVNIEFNNSTEQIVKITYKEVAR from the coding sequence ATGAAGAAATTACTGTATCTCGGCATGATTTGCTTCTCATTTATGAGCTTTGTGGTTACCAGTTTTAGTTCCATTAATGCAGAGTCAGTCGTTTATGCCGAAAGACCGACCCCGCCTTATGCAAAGTGGGGCAATATTGCCGTTCAAAAAACAAAAGAGAGATATCCAAATGCTGAGGTTGTGGACTATTTACATGTTGGACGTGAAAATAAAGGAAACCACTCTGTTGAAAAATTCAAGTTATGGTTAAAAGGGAAAAATAGAGAATTTGGTGTTCTAGTTAATATTGAATTTAACAATTCCACAGAGCAAATCGTAAAGATAACCTATAAAGAAGTAGCTAGATAA
- a CDS encoding NifU family protein: protein MSEQQQLVQQVQEVLDKLRPFLLRDGGDCELIDVEDGIVKLRLLGACGTCPSSTITLKAGIERALVEEVPGIVEVEQVF from the coding sequence ATGTCAGAACAACAACAATTGGTTCAGCAAGTTCAAGAGGTACTAGATAAATTACGCCCATTCCTTCTTCGTGATGGAGGAGATTGTGAATTAATCGATGTAGAGGACGGAATTGTTAAATTACGTTTGCTTGGTGCTTGCGGTACCTGCCCTAGTTCAACAATTACTTTAAAGGCTGGAATTGAGCGTGCTCTTGTTGAAGAAGTTCCTGGTATAGTTGAAGTAGAACAAGTATTCTAA
- a CDS encoding YutD family protein produces MVCIESSCYEIVEERGNGYNEEAFLHRYSEILTKYDYIVGDWGYGQLRLKGFFDDQNPKGTYDSKISTVSEYLYEFCNFGCAYFILKKIKK; encoded by the coding sequence ATGGTATGTATTGAGAGTAGTTGTTATGAAATTGTGGAGGAAAGAGGTAATGGCTATAATGAAGAAGCCTTCCTTCATCGTTACAGCGAAATTTTAACGAAGTATGATTATATTGTCGGAGATTGGGGTTATGGACAACTTCGATTAAAAGGCTTCTTTGACGATCAAAATCCTAAGGGCACATACGATTCCAAAATTAGTACAGTTTCAGAATACTTGTATGAATTCTGTAACTTTGGCTGTGCCTATTTCATTCTAAAGAAAATTAAAAAGTAA
- the thrB gene encoding homoserine kinase, with the protein MSTSDMFMIKVPASTANLGPGFDSIGMALNLYLTLEVELADKWEVIPLSEEMEIFPKDENNFIIKIATETAVKYGKILPPARVKVKSDIPLARGLGSSASAIVAGIELADSLCQLNLSRQEKFEIASEVEGHPDNAGASVFGGLLIACQSSDSVDAIVEHNVDFEIVAVVPREELLTKTARGVLPEELSFGQAVSAGAVSNVLVAALLKKNYRLAGKMMKKDLYHQPYRRELVPHMAIIEEKAPAFGAFGVALSGAGPTILCFVEPGKSQSVISGLQETLSDMDYLSLKVDQAGSKVFSMSGI; encoded by the coding sequence ATGAGCACCAGTGACATGTTTATGATAAAGGTACCTGCCAGTACGGCCAATTTAGGCCCTGGTTTTGATTCGATTGGAATGGCACTAAACCTTTATTTAACCCTTGAAGTGGAATTAGCTGATAAATGGGAAGTAATCCCTTTATCGGAGGAAATGGAGATTTTTCCAAAAGATGAGAATAATTTTATTATAAAAATCGCTACAGAAACTGCAGTTAAATACGGAAAGATATTGCCACCAGCAAGGGTGAAGGTAAAAAGTGACATTCCATTAGCAAGAGGGTTAGGCTCAAGTGCATCAGCAATAGTTGCAGGCATTGAGCTGGCAGATTCGCTTTGTCAGTTAAATCTATCTAGACAAGAAAAATTTGAAATTGCCTCTGAAGTGGAAGGACATCCAGATAATGCCGGAGCTTCTGTTTTTGGTGGGCTGTTAATTGCTTGTCAGTCAAGTGATTCTGTTGATGCGATTGTTGAACATAACGTAGATTTTGAAATTGTTGCAGTTGTTCCAAGAGAAGAGTTACTCACGAAAACAGCAAGAGGAGTGCTACCTGAAGAGCTTTCATTTGGTCAAGCTGTGTCGGCAGGCGCTGTGTCTAATGTGTTAGTAGCGGCTTTATTAAAAAAGAACTATCGGTTGGCTGGAAAAATGATGAAGAAAGATCTTTATCATCAACCATACAGAAGAGAGCTGGTTCCACATATGGCAATAATTGAAGAAAAAGCACCCGCATTCGGAGCTTTTGGCGTTGCTTTAAGTGGTGCAGGCCCAACAATCCTTTGCTTTGTAGAACCTGGTAAAAGTCAGTCTGTTATTTCCGGACTTCAAGAGACACTATCAGATATGGATTATTTATCATTAAAAGTAGATCAAGCAGGAAGTAAAGTTTTTTCAATGAGTGGAATTTAA
- a CDS encoding DUF3055 domain-containing protein, translating to MSERFFLYDDTVETKTRFVSFMNDNNRFDLAIIQSDRYYGKVIVLNIQGGRFAIIGPDDLQEEGYIEHAFDMNEEDAAELSAFLSELV from the coding sequence ATGTCTGAACGCTTTTTTCTATATGACGATACTGTAGAGACAAAAACAAGATTTGTCAGCTTTATGAATGATAATAACCGGTTTGATTTAGCGATTATTCAAAGTGACCGCTATTATGGAAAAGTAATTGTGTTAAATATTCAGGGCGGTCGATTTGCAATTATTGGTCCTGATGATTTACAAGAAGAAGGTTATATCGAGCATGCTTTTGACATGAATGAAGAAGACGCAGCAGAGCTATCTGCTTTTTTATCGGAACTAGTATAA
- a CDS encoding YuiB family protein has protein sequence MQMNIVVLIISMLLFFVLFFGIGFILNMLLRMSWIMAIIYPIIAFIIIDDVRFIEYFTNTVTALSELGSRIIGLAAADILILACGWGGAIIAGVTIKSLRSRGYQMF, from the coding sequence ATGCAAATGAATATTGTTGTTCTTATCATATCGATGCTGCTATTTTTCGTTTTATTTTTCGGAATTGGCTTTATTTTAAATATGTTACTTCGAATGTCATGGATTATGGCTATTATATATCCCATTATCGCTTTTATTATTATTGATGATGTTCGTTTCATTGAATATTTTACAAATACAGTTACAGCGTTATCAGAATTAGGCTCACGGATTATTGGACTAGCTGCTGCAGATATTTTAATATTGGCCTGTGGTTGGGGCGGAGCAATCATCGCTGGGGTTACTATAAAATCCTTGCGGAGTAGAGGCTATCAAATGTTTTAA
- a CDS encoding NAD(P)/FAD-dependent oxidoreductase — MKNLVILGGGYGGIRILDRLLPQLPDDVSVTLIDRAPYHSLKTEFYALAAGTISDQDVRVPFPENPKLKIIYAEIVKIDLEGKKIVLENEADVTYDDLIIGLGCEDKYHNVPGADKFTYSIQTIEKSRSTYQALNNLAPGSIVSIVGAGLSGVELASELVESRPDLKVKLFDRGNYILSAFPVKLSTYVQNWFDNNGVDIVSNSNITRVEENLLYNHDEPISSDAIVWTAGVQPNRIVREMDVEKDKQGRVVLTKHHNIPNNEHVYVVGDCASLPHAPSAQLAEGQGEQIVQILLKRWNREELPETLPVIKLKGILGSLGKKHGFGLVNEKAVTGRVARLLKSGILWMYKYHRG; from the coding sequence ATGAAGAATCTGGTTATACTTGGTGGCGGATATGGCGGTATTAGAATTCTAGATCGTTTGCTGCCTCAATTACCTGATGATGTTTCTGTTACTCTAATTGATCGTGCACCATATCACAGTCTAAAAACGGAATTTTATGCACTTGCTGCAGGAACGATTTCAGACCAAGATGTACGAGTACCATTCCCAGAAAATCCTAAGTTAAAAATCATCTATGCGGAAATTGTAAAGATTGACCTTGAAGGGAAAAAGATTGTCCTTGAAAATGAAGCAGATGTCACGTACGATGACCTGATTATTGGTCTTGGTTGTGAAGATAAGTATCATAATGTACCGGGTGCAGATAAGTTTACTTACAGCATCCAGACAATTGAAAAGTCTCGAAGTACGTATCAAGCATTAAATAACCTGGCCCCTGGTTCAATTGTTTCCATCGTTGGTGCCGGCTTAAGTGGCGTAGAACTTGCATCTGAACTTGTTGAAAGTCGCCCTGATCTAAAAGTTAAATTATTTGACCGTGGCAATTATATTTTATCCGCCTTCCCTGTTAAACTAAGTACCTATGTACAAAACTGGTTTGATAATAATGGAGTAGATATTGTCAGCAACTCCAATATTACAAGAGTTGAAGAAAATCTACTATATAATCATGATGAGCCAATTTCTAGTGACGCCATTGTGTGGACAGCTGGAGTTCAGCCAAATCGAATTGTCCGGGAAATGGATGTTGAAAAGGATAAACAAGGAAGAGTTGTGTTAACGAAACACCATAATATTCCAAATAATGAACATGTGTATGTAGTAGGAGACTGTGCTAGCCTTCCACATGCACCAAGTGCACAACTCGCAGAAGGACAAGGTGAGCAAATTGTTCAAATTCTATTAAAACGTTGGAATCGAGAAGAACTTCCAGAAACACTACCAGTTATTAAATTAAAAGGGATCCTAGGCTCATTAGGTAAAAAACATGGCTTCGGCCTTGTCAATGAAAAAGCGGTAACTGGACGAGTAGCCCGCCTACTAAAGTCTGGTATTCTATGGATGTATAAATACCATCGTGGCTAA
- a CDS encoding YuzB family protein, which yields MRNTIIEFCISNLANGSQKARYILERDPNLDIVEYGCLSNCGKCNHTFYALVNGEVVMGESPEQLVENIYEFIDGIPL from the coding sequence ATGAGAAACACAATCATAGAATTTTGTATTAGCAATTTAGCAAACGGATCACAAAAAGCTAGATACATTTTAGAAAGAGATCCCAACCTGGATATTGTTGAATATGGCTGTTTAAGTAACTGTGGAAAGTGTAATCATACTTTTTATGCACTTGTAAATGGTGAAGTAGTAATGGGAGAAAGTCCTGAACAACTTGTAGAAAACATTTATGAATTTATCGACGGAATCCCCCTTTAA
- a CDS encoding DUF86 domain-containing protein translates to MYFVDRDKIEDKLRFIDHQVGLFQAQQQWNTDFEKAALERIIHMTIEALLDVGNAMIDGFIMRDPGSYEDIIDILEDEKVITREMSVGYKRIIAYRKNLQQFYTNINHSELVGAFDKELPVLKSFTSHVRKYLESAMGVVTAFMPN, encoded by the coding sequence ATGTATTTTGTTGATCGTGATAAAATTGAAGATAAACTTAGGTTTATTGATCATCAAGTTGGTTTATTCCAAGCTCAACAACAATGGAACACAGATTTTGAAAAAGCCGCATTGGAACGAATCATCCATATGACGATTGAAGCTCTGTTGGATGTTGGAAATGCTATGATTGATGGTTTTATTATGCGTGATCCTGGAAGTTATGAGGATATTATCGATATTCTAGAGGATGAAAAAGTCATTACAAGAGAGATGAGTGTAGGCTATAAACGAATTATTGCCTATCGAAAAAACTTGCAACAATTTTATACAAATATCAACCACTCCGAATTAGTAGGTGCATTTGACAAGGAGCTTCCGGTTTTAAAGTCATTTACTTCCCATGTTAGAAAATATTTAGAAAGTGCAATGGGAGTTGTTACGGCATTTATGCCAAATTAA
- a CDS encoding TIGR01457 family HAD-type hydrolase, whose product MKQYKGYLIDLDGTMYRGKDVIQEAADFVNKLHLHHLPYLFVTNNSSRTPLQVAEKLKSFGIAAEADQVFTTSQATANYIYEQKQDASIYLIGEEGIQQAILEKGFKMSPEQADYVVIGIDRFITYEKLANACLAVRNGAVFISTNSDIAIPSERGLVPGNGAFTSVIEVSTQTKPIFIGKPESIIMEQALKVLGTKKEETLMIGDNYDTDIMAGMNAGIDTLLVHTGVTTKELLKGYRRQPTYVLDSLVQLEL is encoded by the coding sequence ATGAAACAGTATAAAGGATACTTAATTGATTTGGATGGGACGATGTATCGGGGAAAGGATGTTATTCAAGAGGCAGCGGATTTTGTCAATAAATTGCATTTACATCATCTGCCTTACTTATTTGTAACAAATAACTCTTCTAGGACACCCTTACAGGTAGCGGAAAAGCTAAAAAGCTTTGGGATTGCTGCTGAAGCAGACCAAGTCTTTACAACGAGCCAGGCAACGGCCAACTACATTTATGAACAAAAACAGGATGCAAGTATTTATCTAATTGGAGAAGAGGGAATCCAACAGGCCATTTTAGAAAAAGGCTTTAAAATGAGTCCTGAACAAGCAGATTATGTAGTGATAGGCATCGATCGATTCATTACTTATGAAAAGCTAGCAAACGCTTGTTTAGCTGTTCGAAACGGGGCTGTTTTTATTTCGACGAATAGTGATATTGCGATACCATCGGAAAGAGGCTTAGTACCTGGAAATGGTGCTTTTACATCTGTGATCGAGGTTTCAACGCAAACCAAACCAATATTTATTGGAAAACCAGAGTCAATCATTATGGAGCAAGCTCTAAAAGTACTTGGAACAAAAAAGGAAGAAACACTAATGATCGGTGATAATTATGATACTGACATTATGGCTGGTATGAATGCAGGTATAGATACTTTACTTGTCCATACAGGAGTCACTACGAAGGAATTATTAAAAGGTTATAGACGACAGCCTACCTATGTGCTAGACAGTTTAGTCCAGTTGGAATTATAG
- a CDS encoding cytosolic protein yields the protein MGKDRYTNFSNVEKLNNYLIPEEFPDGPYGSPFRAYEPVENKSTEWKEGQRRYSAFNYENKSLHEDLPRQMDGAHPPHDDPEQSEQPPYDK from the coding sequence ATGGGGAAAGACCGCTATACTAATTTTTCTAATGTGGAAAAACTAAACAATTATTTAATTCCAGAGGAATTTCCGGATGGTCCTTATGGCTCACCATTTCGGGCCTATGAACCAGTTGAAAATAAAAGTACTGAATGGAAAGAAGGACAGCGGCGTTACAGTGCTTTTAATTATGAAAATAAATCTCTTCATGAAGATCTACCAAGACAAATGGATGGCGCTCACCCACCACATGACGACCCAGAACAATCAGAGCAACCACCCTATGACAAATAA
- the yutH gene encoding spore coat putative kinase YutH: MFQKILKQHFGIDAIESSAVGRYQSCKNDHQRFVLVPVNQKDDKELLELEQIANHFINAGDSSVGIFLPTKENQRILEIESSKYCVLYWDEKQQRSSTRIGRRLAKFHYRGRMISFPVQKISRIGQWKSLWEKRIDQMEMFWKERMQHEPDHEFDRMFFESFPYYMAMTENAIQYLVDTELDDEPRESDYGTICHIRFSSQTWGSQVMMKDPFDWVLDHCSRDLAEWTREQYFNQFQTYEHEVQRFYSEYQTVNRLSSFSWRLLYARILFPLHYVDCIEEYYSTPSEQKKHVLSDRLEKFLQRSNDHEQFLRSFFQMVNVPVRHQNIPRIDWL; encoded by the coding sequence ATGTTTCAAAAAATTTTGAAGCAGCATTTTGGAATTGATGCAATTGAGAGTTCTGCTGTTGGACGTTATCAATCGTGTAAGAATGACCATCAACGATTTGTATTAGTACCAGTCAATCAGAAGGATGATAAAGAATTATTAGAGTTGGAGCAAATTGCAAATCATTTTATAAATGCAGGTGATTCATCTGTGGGGATATTTTTACCAACAAAAGAAAATCAACGAATTTTAGAAATTGAATCAAGTAAATATTGTGTTTTATACTGGGATGAAAAGCAGCAACGCTCCTCAACACGGATAGGTAGAAGGTTAGCAAAATTCCATTATCGGGGAAGAATGATTTCGTTTCCTGTTCAAAAAATAAGTAGAATTGGCCAATGGAAAAGTCTTTGGGAAAAACGAATCGATCAGATGGAAATGTTCTGGAAAGAGAGGATGCAACATGAGCCTGATCATGAATTTGATCGTATGTTTTTTGAGTCCTTTCCCTATTATATGGCAATGACTGAAAATGCGATTCAATATTTAGTCGACACAGAACTTGATGATGAACCACGTGAATCTGACTATGGGACCATTTGTCATATACGCTTTTCATCACAGACTTGGGGCAGTCAAGTGATGATGAAAGATCCATTTGACTGGGTGCTAGATCATTGCAGCAGAGACTTAGCTGAATGGACGAGAGAACAATATTTTAACCAATTTCAAACCTATGAGCATGAAGTTCAACGGTTTTATAGCGAATATCAAACGGTAAATCGACTAAGCTCTTTTTCTTGGAGGTTATTATACGCTAGAATCCTATTTCCCTTACACTATGTGGATTGTATTGAGGAGTATTATTCCACCCCATCAGAACAGAAAAAGCATGTATTATCAGATCGATTAGAAAAATTTCTACAAAGATCCAATGACCATGAACAATTTTTAAGATCATTTTTTCAAATGGTTAATGTCCCTGTACGACACCAAAACATTCCGAGAATTGATTGGCTTTAG
- a CDS encoding homoserine dehydrogenase: protein MKEISIGLLGLGTVGSGVVKIIENHQDKLMHQVGCPVKVKKVLVRDIKKYSENGFQASLLTTDVDEILNDPEIDIIVEVMGGIEQTREYLLQAFHNKKHVVTANKDLMALHGGELLKTASENNCDLFFEASVAGGIPILRSITEGLSSDKIVNIMGIVNGTTNFILTKMSQNGAAYEEVLKQAQELGFAEADPTSDVEGLDAARKMVILATLGFSMEVNLEDVSVQGITGVTEEDIQYGKQLGYTMKLIGIAKLDGDKVEVSVQPTFLADTHPLASVQNEYNAVYVCGEAVGETMFYGPGAGSLPTATSIVADLVAVMKNIRSGVNGISNIAPQYPKQLKTADEMFSKYFLRLHVADEAGVFAKITSLFAEHGISFEKILQLPVVKREVAEIVLVTHHASKQAYEDVLVQLNDLSSVKQIKSSYRVERGSIQ, encoded by the coding sequence ATGAAAGAAATCTCGATCGGTTTATTAGGGTTAGGTACGGTTGGTTCAGGTGTAGTAAAAATCATTGAGAACCATCAGGATAAATTGATGCATCAGGTAGGATGCCCGGTTAAAGTTAAAAAAGTTTTAGTGAGAGATATTAAAAAGTATAGTGAAAATGGTTTTCAGGCATCCCTATTAACAACAGATGTTGATGAAATATTAAATGATCCGGAAATAGATATTATTGTTGAAGTCATGGGCGGTATTGAGCAAACGAGGGAATACTTGTTACAAGCATTTCATAATAAAAAACATGTCGTTACAGCTAACAAGGATTTAATGGCACTTCATGGAGGAGAACTATTAAAAACGGCATCTGAAAATAATTGTGATTTATTTTTTGAAGCAAGTGTTGCCGGTGGAATTCCAATTTTAAGAAGTATAACAGAGGGATTATCTTCTGATAAAATTGTAAATATTATGGGGATTGTGAATGGAACAACGAACTTTATCCTTACTAAAATGAGTCAAAATGGTGCTGCTTATGAAGAAGTATTAAAGCAAGCACAGGAACTTGGCTTTGCTGAAGCGGATCCAACTTCTGACGTGGAAGGTTTGGATGCAGCTAGAAAAATGGTAATCCTTGCAACATTAGGCTTCTCTATGGAAGTTAACTTAGAAGATGTTTCTGTCCAAGGAATTACAGGGGTAACGGAAGAGGATATCCAATATGGAAAGCAACTGGGATATACAATGAAACTCATCGGAATTGCCAAACTTGATGGCGATAAAGTAGAGGTGAGTGTTCAACCGACCTTCTTAGCTGATACACATCCATTGGCATCTGTTCAAAATGAATATAATGCTGTTTATGTTTGCGGGGAAGCAGTTGGTGAAACGATGTTTTACGGTCCTGGAGCAGGAAGCTTACCGACTGCCACTTCGATTGTAGCTGACTTAGTAGCAGTGATGAAGAATATTCGATCAGGCGTAAACGGAATAAGCAATATCGCTCCACAATATCCAAAGCAGTTAAAAACAGCTGACGAAATGTTTTCAAAGTATTTCTTACGCTTGCATGTTGCCGATGAAGCGGGTGTATTTGCAAAAATAACTTCTCTGTTTGCAGAGCATGGCATTAGTTTTGAAAAAATACTTCAATTGCCTGTTGTCAAACGCGAAGTGGCTGAGATCGTACTAGTGACCCACCATGCTTCGAAACAGGCTTATGAGGATGTATTAGTTCAATTAAATGATTTATCATCTGTTAAACAAATCAAAAGCTCGTATCGAGTAGAGAGAGGTTCTATTCAATAA
- a CDS encoding winged helix-turn-helix transcriptional regulator, whose amino-acid sequence MLLNTKSTKEQILSLLKVNGSMTILEMAHELEITEMAVRRHIQTLERDKLIRSEMKKQTMGRPSKVYQLAQQGEDYFPKKYKEFSLELLQGLKEAGQEQLLQEILVKNREKHYEQYKSEFEGKTFSEKLNQLEKMQEHDGYMPKLENQDGTIHFKELNCPLVEVAKEFPQICQAERESIERFLGAELTGITSMAEGHSCCHYTIQEKNN is encoded by the coding sequence TTGTTATTAAATACTAAAAGTACAAAAGAACAAATTTTATCCCTTTTAAAAGTAAATGGCAGTATGACCATTTTAGAGATGGCACATGAATTAGAGATCACTGAAATGGCAGTAAGAAGACATATCCAAACGTTAGAGAGAGACAAGCTGATACGTTCAGAAATGAAAAAACAAACGATGGGAAGACCATCAAAGGTCTATCAATTAGCACAGCAAGGTGAAGACTACTTTCCAAAAAAATATAAAGAGTTTAGTCTAGAACTCCTTCAAGGATTAAAGGAGGCAGGACAGGAACAGTTACTTCAAGAGATCTTAGTTAAAAATAGAGAGAAACATTACGAACAATATAAATCAGAGTTTGAAGGCAAAACGTTCTCAGAAAAATTAAATCAATTAGAAAAGATGCAAGAACATGATGGTTATATGCCAAAATTAGAGAATCAGGATGGTACGATCCATTTTAAAGAATTAAACTGTCCGCTAGTTGAGGTTGCGAAAGAATTCCCACAAATCTGCCAAGCAGAACGAGAGTCCATTGAGAGGTTTTTAGGTGCAGAATTAACAGGCATCACTTCAATGGCAGAAGGGCATAGTTGCTGTCATTACACAATTCAAGAAAAGAATAACTAG